In the genome of Gloeotrichia echinulata CP02, one region contains:
- a CDS encoding cadmium resistance transporter, which yields MNIITAITTAITAFTATNLDDLVILTLLFSQINATFHRWHIVVGQYIGFAALVLASIPGFFGGLIFPPHWIGLLGLIPIAIGLGRWLNQESDSSEEVNQNANLSPTSGLANFLSPQTYSVAAITIANGSDNIGIYVPLFASNNLGELVVMLSVFFTLVGVWCYASYQLTRQSAIANFLTRYGNSLVPFVLVGLGTFIILDSQAMTPLALIASCLCLMGIVKKYRPSKEVENN from the coding sequence ATGAACATAATCACAGCAATAACCACAGCAATTACAGCCTTTACAGCTACCAACCTTGATGATTTGGTGATTTTGACACTTTTGTTCTCACAAATAAATGCAACTTTCCATCGTTGGCATATTGTTGTTGGTCAGTATATAGGCTTTGCGGCACTTGTGCTAGCTAGCATTCCCGGCTTTTTTGGGGGTTTAATTTTTCCACCACATTGGATTGGACTGCTGGGACTCATACCCATAGCTATCGGTTTGGGTCGTTGGCTGAATCAAGAAAGTGATTCATCAGAGGAAGTCAATCAAAATGCGAATCTATCCCCAACCTCTGGTCTAGCCAATTTTCTTTCTCCTCAAACTTATAGCGTCGCAGCAATTACCATCGCCAACGGGAGTGATAATATAGGTATCTATGTACCCTTGTTTGCCAGCAATAACTTAGGGGAACTGGTGGTGATGCTCAGTGTATTCTTTACCCTCGTTGGGGTTTGGTGCTATGCGAGTTACCAATTAACCCGCCAAAGTGCGATCGCTAATTTCTTGACTCGCTATGGTAATAGTCTGGTTCCCTTTGTTTTAGTGGGATTGGGTACGTTTATTATCTTGGACAGTCAAGCTATGACTCCCCTGGCTTTAATAGCGAGTTGTTTATGTTTGATGGGAATAGTCAAGAAATATAGACCCTCAAAAGAAGTGGAAAATAATTGA
- a CDS encoding sulfite exporter TauE/SafE family protein — protein MNIWEFSLLVWIGSFTAGLVGALTGLGGGVVIVPLLTSVFGVDIRYAVGASLVSVIATSSGAASSYIKKGYTNLRLGMFLEVATTIGAIFGALISTVISVKHLTIVLALVLLYSAYLSQQPRTEHEQSESTDPIANYLKLNNNYPTPEGIISYQVQAVPAGFTIMLIAGVLSGLLGIGSGAFKVLAMDQAMRLPFKVSTTTSNFMIGVTAAASAGVYLARGYIDPGLAMPVMLGVLPGAFLGAKILVETQTQILRIIFSLVLGTMALKMVYNNLMGGV, from the coding sequence TTGAATATTTGGGAATTTTCTTTATTAGTCTGGATTGGTTCATTTACCGCTGGCTTAGTTGGCGCACTAACTGGGTTAGGTGGTGGTGTCGTAATTGTTCCCTTATTAACTTCAGTATTTGGTGTTGATATCCGCTATGCTGTCGGTGCATCATTAGTATCTGTAATTGCTACTTCCTCTGGTGCTGCGTCTAGTTATATTAAGAAAGGCTATACCAATTTACGATTGGGAATGTTTTTAGAAGTAGCCACAACAATCGGCGCAATTTTTGGGGCGTTGATTTCCACTGTGATTTCTGTAAAACATTTGACTATTGTCTTGGCGCTCGTTCTACTTTATTCAGCCTATCTTTCACAACAACCCAGAACTGAACATGAACAAAGCGAGTCAACAGATCCAATAGCAAACTATCTCAAACTTAATAACAATTACCCAACCCCTGAGGGAATCATCTCTTATCAAGTTCAAGCTGTACCGGCTGGATTTACCATTATGTTAATCGCTGGCGTGCTTTCTGGATTACTGGGTATTGGATCGGGAGCTTTTAAAGTATTAGCAATGGATCAAGCCATGCGTCTACCATTTAAAGTTTCCACAACCACCAGTAATTTCATGATTGGTGTCACAGCAGCAGCATCAGCAGGAGTTTATCTAGCAAGAGGTTATATAGACCCAGGATTGGCAATGCCTGTAATGTTAGGGGTATTACCTGGTGCTTTTTTAGGTGCTAAAATTCTGGTAGAAACTCAAACCCAGATATTGAGAATCATCTTTAGTCTGGTATTGGGAACAATGGCTTTAAAGATGGTCTACAATAATCTCATGGGGGGGGTATAA
- a CDS encoding phosphatase PAP2 family protein, whose amino-acid sequence MVESDFFKSNICKRLESFQRFFKQLLITHWYSLIVLFMGVYIPLQIFEILAVKVWQNKGSFTWDVPVLLAIHETAHPPLDIFALALTKLGSVYIALPIFGAIALILLLTRQWRNFVYVITAGVGNAIINLTAKELIHRMRPHLWESSYHHYGYAFPSGHAMTSMTLVVVLVILAPKTSWRSLVMILGGLFVLAIAWTRLYLGVHFPSDILAGWMLALAWAFGVNLIIRPHLTTIINETLLISGEENIL is encoded by the coding sequence ATGGTTGAATCTGATTTTTTTAAATCTAATATTTGCAAACGTTTGGAGTCATTCCAGAGATTTTTTAAACAATTATTGATTACTCATTGGTACTCTCTAATTGTGTTGTTTATGGGAGTTTATATACCTTTACAAATATTTGAAATATTAGCAGTTAAAGTGTGGCAGAATAAAGGTAGTTTTACGTGGGATGTACCTGTATTGTTAGCAATTCACGAGACGGCACACCCGCCATTAGATATATTTGCATTAGCGCTGACTAAGCTGGGATCGGTTTATATTGCGTTGCCAATTTTTGGAGCGATCGCACTTATATTATTACTTACTAGACAGTGGCGAAATTTTGTCTATGTCATCACAGCCGGAGTGGGAAACGCTATCATCAACCTCACAGCAAAGGAATTAATCCATCGAATGCGTCCTCACCTGTGGGAGTCTAGCTATCATCATTATGGTTACGCATTTCCTAGCGGTCATGCTATGACTAGTATGACGCTGGTAGTAGTGTTAGTAATTTTAGCTCCCAAGACATCTTGGCGATCGCTAGTGATGATTCTTGGTGGCTTATTTGTCTTGGCTATTGCTTGGACACGGTTATACCTAGGAGTTCACTTTCCTAGTGACATCTTAGCCGGATGGATGCTTGCATTAGCTTGGGCGTTCGGGGTGAATTTGATTATCAGACCGCATTTGACTACAATAATTAATGAAACTTTATTGATTTCTGGAGAAGAAAATATTCTTTAA
- a CDS encoding sulfite exporter TauE/SafE family protein produces the protein MDFLLLPLLSLFIGIIVGLTGVGGASLITPMLIFVFQVPPAVAVSSDVVAATLMKVIGGFKHWEQQTIDVPVVTWLALGSVPGSLTGVGILYLLKHTENFNLDDILLRLIGVMILLVTCLGVTQLLLKIFFPNLELPEPPKFDLNTNLGRIQTLALGAFLGCMVGITSVSSGSMFAIVLIAFFQLESQKLVGTDLAQAAILLLFTSIGHILLGTVNWGLVIPIWIGTVPGVMIGAKLCQMIPQNTLRIVIYAILGMVSWKLVY, from the coding sequence ATGGACTTTTTATTATTACCATTACTAAGCCTTTTCATCGGTATTATTGTTGGTTTGACAGGCGTTGGTGGAGCTTCTCTTATCACACCAATGTTAATTTTTGTATTTCAAGTACCGCCTGCTGTTGCAGTGAGTTCTGATGTAGTAGCTGCAACTTTAATGAAGGTTATCGGCGGATTTAAACATTGGGAACAGCAAACAATTGATGTACCAGTTGTCACATGGCTAGCCTTGGGAAGTGTTCCCGGTTCACTAACAGGAGTAGGAATTTTATACCTGTTAAAACATACAGAAAATTTCAATCTAGATGATATTCTCCTCCGATTAATTGGCGTGATGATTTTATTAGTTACCTGTTTAGGGGTGACACAACTACTTCTCAAGATATTTTTCCCTAATTTGGAATTACCCGAACCACCCAAATTTGACTTAAATACTAACTTAGGTAGAATCCAAACCCTAGCTTTGGGAGCCTTTTTAGGCTGTATGGTGGGGATAACTAGTGTCTCTTCTGGTTCAATGTTTGCGATAGTGCTGATTGCCTTTTTTCAGCTTGAGTCGCAGAAATTAGTAGGTACAGATTTAGCACAAGCAGCAATTTTGTTGTTATTCACCTCCATCGGACATATATTATTAGGAACAGTGAACTGGGGCTTAGTAATCCCAATTTGGATTGGTACAGTTCCCGGGGTGATGATTGGTGCAAAACTTTGCCAAATGATACCTCAAAATACACTCCGCATTGTGATTTACGCTATCTTAGGTATGGTGAGTTGGAAGTTAGTTTATTAA
- a CDS encoding APC family permease: MTSEGKLNASIHGLKRECLSYGEILAQSVAVIAPTTTPAANLGLIFASSGNGTWLSFLIGLIGLVFVSFNINQFASRTASPGSLYTYIAKGLGSTAGVICGWGLILAYLFTGMSVLCGFANFGQTLLSHIGIQTHILTLLGLGTAIAWYAAYKDIQLSAKAMLWLEGISVGLIAILGLIVWIHNGFAIDMSQLTLKGATPSGVAMGIVLVVFGFSGFESATSLGDEAQKPLKNIPKAVIQSALQAGLFFILMAYIEVLGFGNSSVDLAKTEEPLSFLANQAGVGFLGELIALGALLSFFACILACINPAARIFFMMARHGLIHASLGKAHDDNLTPHTAIALSSLITFFIPASMNLFGLKPFESMGYLGTICTYGFLLVYILVCLAAPVYLYRIGKLRSLDIVFSALGVAFMMIPIVGTVGIPGSSLFPVPEAPYNAFPYLFLLYLSAGYGWFIIQKQRYPKMVKKMERAIEAIHVRFNEVGSRD; this comes from the coding sequence ATGACAAGTGAAGGAAAACTAAATGCTAGTATTCACGGCTTAAAAAGAGAGTGTCTTTCATATGGGGAAATTCTGGCTCAATCAGTCGCCGTAATTGCACCAACTACTACACCGGCTGCAAATTTAGGGTTGATATTTGCCTCTTCAGGAAATGGTACATGGTTAAGTTTCTTAATCGGTTTGATTGGACTGGTGTTTGTCAGTTTCAACATCAACCAATTCGCCAGTCGTACGGCTTCTCCGGGTTCGCTGTATACCTACATCGCCAAGGGTCTCGGTTCCACAGCAGGTGTGATATGTGGCTGGGGGTTGATATTGGCGTATTTGTTTACAGGGATGTCGGTCTTATGTGGGTTTGCTAACTTTGGTCAAACCTTGTTGAGTCATATTGGGATTCAAACCCATATTCTGACGCTGTTGGGGTTGGGAACTGCGATCGCCTGGTACGCTGCATATAAGGACATTCAGCTATCAGCAAAAGCCATGCTGTGGTTAGAGGGAATCTCTGTAGGATTGATTGCGATTTTAGGATTGATTGTTTGGATACACAATGGCTTTGCAATTGACATGTCCCAACTCACCCTAAAAGGTGCAACTCCTAGTGGTGTAGCAATGGGGATTGTCTTGGTGGTGTTTGGTTTTTCCGGCTTTGAAAGTGCAACTTCTTTAGGTGATGAAGCGCAAAAGCCCTTGAAAAACATTCCCAAAGCAGTGATTCAAAGCGCTCTACAAGCTGGTTTGTTCTTCATCCTCATGGCTTACATTGAAGTTCTGGGTTTCGGTAATAGTTCCGTTGACTTAGCGAAAACCGAAGAACCGCTATCATTTTTAGCAAATCAAGCAGGTGTAGGCTTTTTGGGAGAACTAATTGCTTTAGGCGCACTGCTATCATTCTTCGCCTGTATCCTCGCTTGTATCAATCCAGCGGCCAGAATCTTCTTTATGATGGCGCGTCACGGTTTAATTCACGCTTCACTGGGTAAAGCCCATGATGATAACCTGACACCCCATACAGCGATCGCTTTATCATCCTTAATTACATTTTTCATCCCAGCTTCCATGAACCTATTCGGACTCAAACCCTTTGAGAGCATGGGTTATCTGGGAACCATTTGTACCTATGGATTCTTGCTGGTGTACATTCTAGTTTGCCTCGCAGCGCCAGTATATCTATATAGGATAGGAAAGTTGCGATCGCTAGACATAGTATTCTCTGCCTTAGGCGTAGCTTTTATGATGATCCCCATAGTAGGGACCGTGGGGATTCCTGGTAGTAGCCTCTTCCCTGTACCAGAAGCACCTTACAACGCCTTTCCTTATCTATTCTTGCTCTACCTGAGTGCAGGTTATGGATGGTTCATCATCCAAAAGCAACGTTATCCAAAAATGGTCAAGAAAATGGAGCGCGCGATTGAAGCTATTCACGTCAGATTTAATGAAGTAGGGAGTAGGGACTAG
- a CDS encoding cadmium resistance transporter produces MVKLVEVIIAAIASFAATNLDDIIILMIFFAQVNPHFRRRHIIIGQYLGFSVILIASLPGFFGGLIIPKAWIGILGLVPIAIGINRLVNRDSKENEIQTVSDELNSTTGNTSMVSILASVLSPQTYKVAAVTLANGGDNIGIYVPLFASSNLVSLGVILSVFLILIGVWCYIAYQLTLHPTIAQILTRYGHGIVPFVLIGLGIFILIESGTYRLIPQFQ; encoded by the coding sequence ATGGTTAAGCTTGTCGAAGTCATAATTGCAGCGATCGCATCCTTTGCAGCCACCAATCTAGATGACATTATCATCTTAATGATATTCTTCGCACAAGTAAATCCTCACTTTCGTCGCCGACACATCATTATTGGTCAATATCTAGGCTTTAGCGTCATTCTCATCGCTAGTCTACCGGGTTTCTTTGGTGGCTTAATCATACCAAAAGCTTGGATTGGGATACTCGGTTTAGTCCCCATCGCTATAGGTATCAACCGCCTAGTCAATCGTGACAGTAAAGAAAACGAAATTCAGACAGTATCTGATGAATTAAACTCAACAACAGGGAATACATCTATGGTGTCAATACTTGCTAGTGTTCTTTCTCCCCAAACTTATAAAGTTGCAGCCGTAACTCTTGCTAATGGAGGAGATAATATTGGGATTTATGTGCCACTATTCGCAAGTAGCAACCTAGTAAGTTTAGGAGTAATTCTCAGCGTTTTCTTGATATTGATTGGGGTTTGGTGCTACATCGCTTACCAATTAACTCTCCATCCCACAATTGCCCAAATTTTAACTCGCTACGGTCATGGGATTGTTCCTTTTGTATTAATTGGTTTAGGAATTTTCATTTTAATAGAAAGCGGTACTTATCGCCTAATCCCGCAGTTCCAATAA
- a CDS encoding DUF1634 domain-containing protein, with product MYKLNFGSRLGSSGQPESKVVAIPFQQQHPDSEITALDKQDSTKIADTKQLENWLSNLLKYGVIIASTVVLCGGILYLYSHGFEPAQYQFFQGEPSEFSSPSGVITAILSGSSRGIIQFGLLLLISTPIIRVLISLLAFLLQRDFTYVIVTLLVLAAITYSFVGAYY from the coding sequence ATGTATAAATTGAATTTTGGTTCGCGGTTGGGTTCTTCAGGACAGCCAGAAAGTAAAGTAGTTGCAATACCCTTTCAACAGCAACATCCAGATTCGGAGATTACAGCACTAGACAAACAAGACTCTACAAAAATAGCAGATACAAAACAGCTAGAAAATTGGCTCAGTAACCTACTAAAATATGGGGTTATTATTGCTAGCACTGTAGTCTTATGTGGAGGAATATTGTACTTGTATAGCCACGGTTTTGAACCTGCTCAATATCAGTTTTTTCAAGGAGAACCATCTGAGTTTAGTTCCCCATCTGGAGTGATCACAGCAATTTTATCAGGTAGTAGTCGCGGTATTATCCAATTTGGTCTATTGCTATTAATTTCTACTCCTATTATTCGCGTGTTAATTTCTCTATTAGCTTTCTTGCTACAGCGAGACTTCACTTACGTGATTGTCACTTTGTTAGTATTAGCTGCTATAACGTACAGCTTTGTAGGCGCTTATTATTAA